The genomic stretch GTttacaattaaaaattaaatcgttcattaggctctctttggtatcatttttcttttttatttttgtctatTTAACCAAAAgcattaatgaaaatcattttttatcaaaacataaatatgGTTTGGTAATTACtagacaaaaatggttttttgtgagaaattgATTTGGTATCCCTATATGTAAAATGAGTTTTTGAATAAATGAGTGAAGAGATTTtccccttcacccatcttcctcGTAACTCTCCTCCACTTTCTCTTTTGTAATTTGCTGCAACTTCTTTCCCTCTCatcctccctctcccttctcctcCCCTTCTTATTCACCCTTgtcatctctctctttatttttttctttctcaaatgATTTCAGATCTGAAACCAGAAGTAGCCCCAAGGGCCTTGTTGCAACCTATTGAAGCCAACCCTCAAGGGCCAACACCCGTGATTGCTACGTGTGGTTGGTCACGGCTAGTGGGTAGCTGGTTAGTCCTCTTCTCTTCTACTTGCAGACCTGAATACCTGCAGAAAATATCCTTAAAAAAAAGGTTGCAAAAGATtgatggaaggagaagaaaagaacgaAAGTGGGGATCAACTGCAACTGGACTATTGCCGACAATAACTTCCATTGTCGGAAGTGACGGATTTACAAGGATGATAACAAGTATGCTGGCGGTTGAGGGTAGGGATGGAACATAGAAGAGTTtctacttgtttttttttttaaatagacgAATTGACATTTTTACCTTGGATTTTGGGAGGTATAAACACTTGGTCATTAATGTTCAGTGCAAAAACAACTACAAATGGTTTTCAGTGAAAAACCATAAATGGCTTttaagttcttttttatttttgtgttttttcaatatttttttaaataaaaataggcTTCATAAACAATACCAAACGCAGTCAAAAACGAATTTTggggcaaaaataaaaaagaaaaatgataccaaagagggcctaaatgAGAGGCAACGAATGGAATCCTAATGAATAAATAGTTGTCACATGGACGTAGTTAGACAGTTATTGGTTGTTAGAGAAAAGATGTTAATGTGTGACGCTATCCATGGCAATCTCGATCTCTATGGACACAATACCATCTAGCCATCAGATCCAAAAGGTTTAGAGCAACAATTCATGAGAGGGCATGCATTTAACTTGAAATTtgtaaaataaggaaagaaattttttaatCACTCTTTTTCAAATGTTTAGTTTGGATCTCCATAAACGATTTTACGATATGGTTTAAACTTAGTTGGGCTATTTCCAGCTAACAATGattttttctccctcccctccccctccccaccacggccaaaataacataaaataaataaataaataaaataaaaaatttcgaCATTACCATCAACAGGGAAAACCAACCaacagaaaaatacattaaaagtaAAAGACTCAAAATCAATGTCTGCTTTTTGCATCCACTAGCAAATCATCTTGCATATGAGGGGGCAAGATAGCAACTCCTCCAGTTAATAGTGGTTAGTGTGTCTATTTGaagtaaaatcataaatttaatGGGAGGTTCCAAGTTCTCAACTCCTAtgctgaatatatatatatatatatatattaatagagGTGTGGGTGTGGAGGGAAATACAATTTCCATGACAAAATTAGGTGCTATCACATACCTTTGTACCTACTAACTTCACAAGCTGGAGACAAGTGGACTCAGGGCAAAGTGTGAATAAAACCCttgtttgaattgaaattgacaTATCAATGCAAGTTTCTCCAATCATCAAATTGTGCATAAAAAATTGGAcagtttttaattgtttaatctTGAAATTCCAATTGAGCATACTAAAGGAGCTCCTAAGCGATTTGATATTTCAGAGAACGGGGTTAGTTTATAGAGATCTCCATACTTGTTACCCCATGAGGATTTGCCTCCTCAATGTCCAGATATATTACTTTCACCTACATCACTTGAAGCAGATATTGCATCTACAGCCTTACTTCTTAACTGAAATATATTATTGTTGGATATGTATGCCCATCAAACCCGGTTTATTAGTAAGActgttattttcatttatgcaggacatttatttattgggcttgtaagttgtttcatgggttttcacccaaaattgtTCTCAGCTACGGATAAGACCGGACATCTTGTTCACGTGGTCGTTACATTGTATGTCACCAGGGAATTATTCTGGTACATAAATGTAAGTACACATACTGGGTGTGTAGATTGAGTTCCAACCAACAATTGTTGCTATTCTCTAAGATTCAGTCATGTAGACAAAATGAGGAGAGTGCCTCTTTACATGTAGTCATGTGTCCATGGTTTGATCTGTCAACTTTTGTATCTTCTCTGATCAAATTTCTTGTTTGTTTCAGTGGTTTAGAGACTCAAGATAAGGTTTACTACTTTAAGGTGTCAGTTTTTATGTTTAAATCAGAAACTTGTAATCCTGATCATATCTATATTGAAAGACTGATGGGAGAAACTACCATCATCAGCATCTCTTTTCAAAAACCTTATATTGAAGGTTAGAGGATAGGCTTCCCTCTGTCTATTAAATACAGCACCACTAGTTAGTTACATAAAATGAACTTATTCGATAGCTCGGAATTCTTCTGGTAGTGGTTTTCCTTTTAGAAATGCATTGAACAACACAAGTGATCTCTCTGGCTGTGAGAATGGAGCCTTGTGAGATGCTCCTCTAATGGTTGCAAAGGAGAGGATATTTCCATAAACTTGCATCCATCCGCCAACCTGAAAATACAGCTATCGAAGTTTTTTGAggaattgaatgaaaatcaagACTAATCAGGCAAAGATCTTAACAGTAGTTTTCCAGTTTGAAAAGGGTGCCAAaatgcaaaattttcaattagaaTTCTTTCCCTCGATCACTCATTGTCTACAATGCGAAATTATTAGTGATTGCTGTTTTAGCTCATAATAAGTTGATACTAGAGTTGTTCTTAGGTTTTGGCTTCATATTACTTTGAGAAACTCATTAAATAATACTGATTTTCCACAATCAATAATCACTTGTTAAATTTGATGACAGAAATTTTAAACTGCTTGAAGTAAATGACTAACCTGTTTCCCCTCAAACCAAGCTCTGTAAGTTGTAGTTGTGTTCAGTCCCAATTCATTTGCCAATCCATGGAGCAGTGTTCTTGTCCCGGTTAATGGGATAACAGAATCTTGATCTCCACTGCAATAGAGATCAAGATTGAATACAGAATCATTGTTAAAACTAAGTCATGAATTAAATCAATGGATTTATTTGTTAGAATAATAAAACTAATTAGTCAACTAAGTTGATCCTCACAGCATTCGCATCATAAACTTGGTTTAACTTTACCTGAAAACTAAGATCCGAATTCCGGACCTGATGAGTGAGCCGACGACTGGAATCATAGATTcctcaaagttgagcttcttatAGTGTAGATTACTAAAAAACAAAACTGGGTTTAGAGAATAATGACATGaaaaaatttctaaagaaaAGCAGTGGATTGCAAAGAAAATTCCAGATCAAACTGCAGAATtacaaaatctttttttctgaATCCTAGTCATGAGATACTTACTCACTGCAAGAAACCCAACTGGTGACTCCCAAAAGACGAGCGTGGAGAGCCTTCTGTACATCAACCCGGTTGAAATACTTTGTAGTTTCATCTTCAACACAGACATCTAGTTTCTCTGCAACTTGCTGAAGGATGAAAATACCATAGCCAAAGAGTCAAAAGTACAAAAACAGAACTAGTGAAATATAATTGGTTGATGAAAGGGGACAAGCTCATTGCCTAACTTTACCAGGTGTGTGAGAGCATTCGATTGAGATAAAATAGATGACAGGCAGACATCAATTGTGACATCATATTTGTCGATATACATACTAATTTCATTGTTGACTTGGTTCTCATCACTCCTGAGCAAACAGAAAAATTCAGCCTTCGAATTGAAGTCAGTAACGAAATCTAGAAGAGGATTTCCCAgctgaaatgaaaaaaaagaaagaaaggttttAAGCTGAGAAGTTTACATTTGAGATTGCTTTTGTGGAGGTTAGCCATATCTTTAGTTTATAATACTCACAAGTATTCCTTTCAGATTGAATAACTTTTCCTTCTTGTTGAACTGAAGGATGAGCTGTGCTAGTTGTGGAACATAATGACCTGATAACCAAAATTACACTAAAAATCTATCTTTAATATCCCTTTGTTCATTCAGATATAAATAAAGAGTTGGTAGCTAAGAGTACCAGCATAGCTTTCCCCTGTGACAAACAGGTCTCTACATTTGTATTCAGGGAACTTGACAAACCAACGCTGTAGGAAGATGAGATTGTCCCTAGCTTAAGAAGACAAAGGTATACAGACCAAAACAATTAAATACTCAGTAATGTTGTTAAGGATTACCATTCAGAGTATTCCAaagaattaaacacataatATGGACATGAATATGTAAtctagggggggggggggtgtgggaaAATTTAGGATCTTTGGAAGATGAAGCATACCAGTAATCTCATCATCCACCCCCACATAGTTAGATGTGTTAATAGAATAAGAGAACCCAACTCCTACTGGTGCCTCCAAGTACAACATGTTTGCTTCTGCACAACACACAGAAGATTTAACTCTTTTGGGTCCTTGATCTGGCTGTGAAACTAGCTCTTCAAGATATCAAAAGTTACTGGaagatgggatttttttttttttttggggggggggggggaggggtgtgTGGTGGTGGGAATGGGATACCTTTGTTCCAGCTATATTCATTTCTGACCAATCTGTCTCCACTTGTTCTAAAAGGTCCATGCTCAGAGAAGGCTCCTACTCCAACAGAAGAGCAACCCGGCCCTATGAAAAACAAATTGAAACACCAAAAGACAATCTTTAAATGATATGTCAAAATCAAAAACTGCTGCAAATTTGAACTTGAAGGAAGAAGATTCAAAATACCTCCATTTAACCAGAGAACAAAGGGCTTTGAAGCTGGGTCTGTTTCTGCCTCAACAAAGTAATAGAAAAGAGCTCTCTCTTGCTTTTCATCCACTGTGATGTATCCCGAAAAGTGTTGGAAACTGACCTCTGGTTGCCCAGGTAATTTGTCGATTCTATCAGAATCTGAGAGAGAAGTCTCCACAATCTTGGCTGATAAGCATGTTTGAAGGATACAAACAGTTACTGCCGCCACAGCCTTCCATGGAAGAAAATCCATGGtttcaggagagagagagagagagagttctggTTTATTGACGCtatttttatactttaaaaacTCTACTTTTCCTTCTCCCTCCTGACTTTTTCCATATGGTCTGGAAGTGGGGGAGAGACATTGGTGGGCTCTCTACATCATCACGATAGCATTGTGCGCAGAACTTcgctctttttatttatttatttattttttattttttttaaacgagATGTCAGTGACAAGTCCATTACCTTGTGCCCAATAAATATTAAGAGACTATTAATTAGGGAAAATGAAAGGAACGCTAAGCAGGTTACAATAGAATTAGGAATGAGCAAGCATTGGTTGTTGGATTAGCTAGGGAAAATGTACACCATTGATTTTTTATACTATATAAGTATGTATAATCGGAATACCTGACATATGACCTGTGAAAATACACTTGTAGGTGCTGACAAAaagctctctccctctctctctctctctctctctctcacacacacacacacacacacaacaacaGTGTTTTTTCGGTGACGTTTCTCTTTGTTATTCCTTTGTTACGATTCGAGAATGTAGACTCGAGACTCAGCCAAACAAGGCCGGAGAGACCTCTAAGACACGCAACTTCGTCACTGTCTCCCTCACTAaacccttctctcttttttccttttttctatatatcattcttttctctctcaacaacgtttctttttcttttccggTGACGTTTCTCTTGgtttctcactctctctttcgCCGTCGTCGTCGTCGACGAAATTGCAGCAGTGCACCTATTGCGATTTCAGATGAATCTATTTATTTGCAAGGTTATCTAATTTTTTGTAACTTGTTCCCAATTTCCTATGGGAGATCAAGAAGATCACAATCTTGGAACTGCAGTATTGAGCATGAAGAGGATGTGATCCCTAATTAGTTAAAATAAGGGGATCAAGAAGAGACCCATTtcactaagaaaaagaaaaaagaggaagagagacccATCAACTTCACTCCACCGCATCCCACCGCTTGCTTCCTACCCTCCCAGCAATccctagagagagagactataaCGGTGAAAGAGGGGTTTCAGTCACAGGAACACAAGCTTGGTATAACAGGGTGGCGGATGCAGGGGGTGTGTTGGGGTTGCAGAGGTATTacattggagaagaagaagaatggggaGGAAGAAACAGCTAGAAGAGAATACCTGAACATCAATGTCTAACTGACATCACACTTCCCAAAAATATCGTATCTGGTTCAGTTCTATACTGTTGCCAGTCTCTATGAATTTTAGcattataataaaaatttaaatctgACAGTTTATATCCATTTCCAGCTAATCCAATGACCACTGCTTGCTAGCTTTCCTAATTTTATTGTAACCTAACCCACTcctattaattaattaagaagttcctaccgaaaaaaaaaagaaaaagaaaaagaaaaaaaaaaggtaccatTTATGTAGCTATTGTTTTCCAAATTTCTGGGATGTTTTTAGTATGAACACTTCCTaagttttatgatttttttcttttgatgaaaaATCCATCAAATGTTATAGGATGACCTTAATAGGgtcttaatttttttggtaggagcATCTTGCCTTATAAAAACTACATTGGTAATATCTGCCACCCGTTATAGAAGACAAGTAATTGGAAATTAAAATCAGGAGAAATTTACATAGCCCTAGACTTTGGTCCAATGACTGCCCCTCTTCCTTGTTTTGAACAATTACATCCACTCCTTAACGGCTAAATTTGTTAGTGAGGTATTAGTTTTGAagtgaaaaatattattttatcccTATTATATCTTGtacaaaaaatattcaaaatctaAATACCATTTTTATCCTATTACATATTCAAAACTAAAATCCCCAAAATAAATGGTTGTTAAAAATTGGAGCCAATACTTTGCCTGACAAAGGTGAAGAAGGTAGAACTTTTCGACAGAAGTAAAGAAGAGATAACTTAAGCATCAATTAGAATATCTGAATAAAAAACTCTAGCTGGGGTTTATTAGTGGGTTATCTACAAAATCGAGACTACAATAACGTAATATAGAGATCAATCTGGGGAAATTCAAAAACCCTAGCACACAAAGAAGTGGATTTTTATAAAACTTAGAATCCAAATTGATGGCACTGAAGGTAAGATTCATTGGGGAAAGTTACCTTCACATTGCAAATATCACAGATTAGAGATATTAATCATCACAGTTTGGCAGAGATTATAGTTTTGTGTATGTAGGTCAtcggagaagaaaaaagagatgaaatATGAGTTTTGCAACTCAGATCGTGGATTGGAGAGATTAGGGCAGCATTTCCAAGTTGGGAATCGGTTTCACAATTCAAATATCGCAGATTGGAATTAAGTCAGCATAGTATCATAGTTCGCTGGAGATGACAACTTCATGCAAGTAAGTCattagagaagaagaggagagatgaCATTAGTTGGAACTTTGGAAGGTTGAGGATATAACTTTGTGTTATATAGAAAAGGTAAAAGGATCAAAATGTATTAAGAAAAGGTAATATGGCCATTAATGAAATTATTGCATAACTTTACGGTTTAGATTTGAAACCTCATTAACATCGTTAACTATCAGGGGGCAGATGTAATTGTTTAAAACACAAGGGAGGGTTGTAATTCAACCAATGCCCAAAAGGAgagatgacattttttttttcgatgaatatttaatttttttggatgaatgaggAGAGATGACATTAGTTGTACTCCACAGGAAAATTATAGTTATGTTTGATATGTATTCTCAAAATAGATTTTGGATTCTAGAGTGTATTATGAGTTCAATTGTTTGTGAATTTCTTGCTTAAGAAGGTTTCTAGACCTAAAAACTATttcaagaatgcataccaagcaGAACCCAAAATCACCTCCTATATTTGTATACAATTTAGCTAGCTTGTCAATGTGAAGACTATATAAATCACTATACAATGTTAGAAAACCAGTTTTCGACTTGGCTGAATAGCCCGAGTTGAGTATGAAGTTTAAAAAACTTGAGCAAAAATCATGTAGACTTGGACAAAGTAAAATAACAAGTCTCGATCATGAATCATCCGGGTCAAATAAGAGTAGGTCTTTTTACTCAAGTCACTATAAAACGGGTCTAGTCATTTCCTAAAATATTATCAAACCAGTTCACTACTTTAGTAATTCACTTAAATTATTTAATGAATACGTTTAAATTGGTAGAAGCTCCAAATTCAATGATATGGGCTATTCCcctcttttttcaatttttttcatattcttatcttttttattcatttattaatgTCTACATATCTATtgtatttgaaaaagaaaaaaacatgattAGCCCTAAAAAGGTTTGACTAGGCCAAGTCTCAAAGTTTCAGGTTTTTATGAAAGGCAAGTCAGGTCAGAAAACTTGGTTTTCCAACTATTGTGGTAAGAAATCACCCTAGGCTTCCCATTTGTCTCACATAggagaaaaaacagaaaacaaacacaagagagtgagcacTAAGCTACTCCAACGGGGAACTCTcagatgcctaagttagatttcTTTGCAAACAGTAATTCCaagaagaatgaaaattttttgatCCCTATGAAGGTGGGTTTACCTAGTTATTTATAGTTGTTGTGAAGCGATCATGGAGAATTCCATGTTGGTAAGCATCCTAGAGTTGGTAAGAGCCCAAGCATGGTAGGAGTCCAAGTGTAGCAAGGGTTATATTTGGAGTGTGCATAGATAGCAGGTATCCCGATTGGTGAGGGATTCTCCTTCCTTTTAGGGATGATTAGGAAGACTCGAACTTCTTTGTAGTAATTGgatttgtaaacatatctgcaggattgagatctgtatgaatttttctcaagtgaatactgccttctgacataAACTCCCTGATCttatgaaatctcacatcaatatgctttgtccttgcatgaaacacctgattctttgcaagatgtatggcactctgactgtcacaatgtaacactataACTCCTTACTCCAACCctaactcacgaaccagtccagctaaccagactccttccttggtagcctcaactgctaccatgtactctgcctctgtagtggacaatgcaattgtagactgaagcatcgccctccatgatataggtccaccagccaatgtaaacacataccctgtagtagacctcctcttgtctaaatcatcagcatagtcagaatcaacatgaCCTGttaattctgtagaacttcccttgccactgaacataacacctatatctttagtcttactcaaatatctaaagatccacttaattgcattccaatgctccttccctggattactcatgcatttgctaacaacactgactgcatgagacaaatccggcctgctataaaccatagcatacatgagactcccaattgtgctagcataagggacttgagacatctgctccacctcctcatgtgttgtagggcattccctttcagataacctgaagtggccagctaacggagtgctaaccggcttagcattttccatattgaaatgctctagcaccttttcaatatacctcttccgAGTTACCCGAAGTTTACTTGCATTTCtctctctaaggatttccatgccaaggatcttcttagcggcaccaagatccttcatctcaaatttaacactcaacaaagactttaaaaagactatatcatgtttgttctttgtagCAATGcgtatgtcatcaacataaagcatcaaaaaaataatgaaattatcacttgacactttataataaacacaactatcatattCACTTCttatgtagccaatcttcatcatgtgggaatcaaagcgcttgtaccactgcctaggagattgcttaaggccataaagcgacctcttaagcagacaaacatggtcttcctttccctgcacctttaaaccttcaggctgctccatgtaaatctattcctccaagtcaccatgaagaaatgcagttttcacatcaagttgttcaagctctaaatcatacatggccaccaaagcaagtagcaccctgatcgaagtgtgtttcaccactggagagaatattttattGTAGTCTATctcctccttctgtgcatagcccttggctacaagtctgaccttatacctttcacgctccctCTCAGAtgttgcctctttcttacgaaagatccatttacacccaatgatttttcttcccttgggttttttcacaatctcccaggtcttgttcttctatagagattccatttccttcatcatgttgtcatccatttatcatgctgtgtatcactcaaagcatcatgataggaagatggatcaactgtacctacagtgagggcataggcaaccatgtcctcaaacccctatctcataggtgctttgtgagtacgcttccctttaccctttgccacagtatagggaacttctattgcttcctgttgtcctggtaagtcacttgatgacttattctctcttgttgtttctaactcaactaactccacctgcatagtagaaccctttttattttcgtcaattgcttgtgaattgtaatttgacttcactatatgagactcatcaaacacaacgtctctgctaaccataactttctgtgaacttagatctcacaacttgaatccctttacacctttcttaaaaccaagaaagatacactgcttagactttgagtctaatttggaatgctgctcactctcaacatgtgcataggctggacaatcaaatatttttataatagaataatctactgatttttttgtccatacctcttcaagaattttacaatcaatcgcctttaatagagacctattgatgaggaaaatatgccatgttcactgcttctgcttaaaatctcttgctcaaccctgcattcagcctcatactctgagctctttctagaagtgttatgTTCATGCTTTCAACTACACCATTTtactgtggtgtctttggaaccgtgaagtgacgtgtaatcccttcagctttgtacaattctagaaacggcttgtatgtgtactctcctccattatctgttctcaagtatttaattttctttcttgtcttcctttctacctcagccttccattccttaaatttagtgaatacctcacttttatgcttcatgaagtagatccagactttcctttaGTAATTATCAACAAAGGTCATGAAGTATTctaccccacctttagattttgttgttgaaggaccccaaaCATCGCTGTgcacataatcaagcacccctttactcttatgttttgtagttttgaaacaaaccttgcactgtttcccgaacacacaatacttgcataagttcagtttacaagttttttcttctttcaacattttccttttatgaagctccatcaatcctctttctcccatataccctaaccgcatatgccataGACAGGTATCATCTATATCAAATActacatctgtagtcacagatgctccacctataattgtgctccctatgagtctgtataggttttcTGCTCGCtatcccttcatgacaaccattacacccttaataactttgagaactccacatTTTGCtttgtacttgcagccatttgagtcaagtgcccccaaagatattaagtttttccttaattctggtacatgtctcatatctgctaaggttcttactatcccatcaaacatcttgattttgatagtgcctatcccaatggtcttgcatacagcatcattcctcattaggacagacccacaattatatggttgatatgtatcaaaccaatccttatgtggacacatgtgatatgaatatccagaatctaaaatccaagaatcagaaggttgattcttacctgatgatatagagagtacatatccatcatctccatctgaactgtcagccacgctagcttcctcagatgccttatctacacctttcttctttaagtccaccttcttcttcaagcacTCTGTCTTCAGATGATCTTCCTTCTTgtaatagtaacaagagacctttgtctttgccccttttgatttcgatcgactcttcccagatcccttttgatttgatctccctcttcctgctccttgtcacctccaaaaagaccttctccttgagatttcgtactactggccttcttccttgtatcattggacatgaaggcagctgcgacttcatccatctcaagggtctccttcccatacaagagagtcgttactaggtgatcatatgattctagAAGCGACGGCAGtaatagtaacgccttgtcttcatcatcgatcttaacctccaggtttgtaagtttacttacgatttgattgaacatgttaagatgctctaatagatccgtaccttcctccatctatagagaatacaattgcttcttcacgaacaacttgttcattaaggacttcgtcatgtagatgctttcaagtttcgcctaTAATTGCGGAGCAGATTCGATatccacaacatattgtagggcatcatagaaagatttaatcgaatagcacttaccacattttcctccatctcttcccaatcttcgtcagtaatttttataggtttcttcgacttccccaacaatgtTTTCGCTAAACCCTGCTGTATCaaaagatccttcatcctttgacacTAGATggtgaaattgttctttccattaaacctctcgatatcatacttgacattcgatccatTCCCTgtcatcgtgatagtaaaccctagaaaataaaaatctagaactctgataccaatttataGAAACACagccctaaaatgatgcagaagataatgaaaaaaataaaacaaacaatacacatggattttatgaggttcggcaaggttgcctacgtccccgatgagatgagaatctgcttcactatcaatggagaatagagttacaatgctcatcctcacacctctcagtatttcttacattacagagaaagaaacactcgctacaaatatatagcgaaaaaaccctaatccgaaaggtacacaattgccctcaagtaaaaaatttgagtgggggaccaccgtcctgcttgtctaggtgctgcaccagtactccctggattaaactgcgacggaatacgagacatcatacaccaacaatcaaCCTTATGGGATGTACAACAATTGGTTTGAAGGAGGTTAGGATATGGTGGTCGTAACAGATGGTGCTGGCACGAGAAGCGTGCCCATTGTAGATTACTTGGTGTTGGTGAATTATGAGATGGGCAGATCCTGGCTTAGTCACATTAGTATTCTCAGGATGAAACAAATCTTGAGGACGGAGAGGTTAGAAGACATCTTGAGGGGAGGGAGGGCCACTCTTGCTTGGGTTAGTAAAATGTGTTTCTTGTAATGCATAAGTTAGTTTATACCTTTGTTAGTAATCTATTTTACTTTTGCAAGTCATGACTTTGTTGTGGAGGCCTACGATTAAGCGAAGGTGCTCAGTATCTTGATCGCCAACCATGACAAGAAGCTGGAGGCCATGGCAGAGTGGCTCAGCAAGGTCACAAGTGAGCGCAATGAGGCTATGATCTTCAGCTTGGGGCTTGGGAATGAGTGGCCT from Macadamia integrifolia cultivar HAES 741 chromosome 14, SCU_Mint_v3, whole genome shotgun sequence encodes the following:
- the LOC122062046 gene encoding serine carboxypeptidase-like 45 isoform X1, whose protein sequence is MDFLPWKAVAAVTVCILQTCLSAKIVETSLSDSDRIDKLPGQPEVSFQHFSGYITVDEKQERALFYYFVEAETDPASKPFVLWLNGGPGCSSVGVGAFSEHGPFRTSGDRLVRNEYSWNKEANMLYLEAPVGVGFSYSINTSNYVGVDDEITARDNLIFLQRWFVKFPEYKCRDLFVTGESYAGHYVPQLAQLILQFNKKEKLFNLKGILLGNPLLDFVTDFNSKAEFFCLLRSDENQVNNEISMYIDKYDVTIDVCLSSILSQSNALTHLQVAEKLDVCVEDETTKYFNRVDVQKALHARLLGVTSWVSCSDNLHYKKLNFEESMIPVVGSLIRSGIRILVFSGDQDSVIPLTGTRTLLHGLANELGLNTTTTYRAWFEGKQVGGWMQVYGNILSFATIRGASHKAPFSQPERSLVLFNAFLKGKPLPEEFRAIE
- the LOC122062046 gene encoding serine carboxypeptidase-like 45 isoform X2, with product MDFLPWKAVAAVTVCILQTCLSAKIVETSLSDSDRIDKLPGQPEVSFQHFSGYITVDEKQERALFYYFVEAETDPASKPFVLWLNGGPGCSSVGVGAFSEHGPFRTSGDRLVRNEYSWNKEANMLYLEAPVGVGFSYSINTSNYVGVDDEITARDNLIFLQRWFVKFPEYKCRDLFVTGESYAGHYVPQLAQLILQFNKKEKLFNLKGILLGNPLLDFVTDFNSKAEFFCLLRSDENQVNNEISMYIDKYDVTIDVCLSSILSQSNALTHLQVAEKLDVCVEDETTKYFNRVDVQKALHARLLGVTSWVSCSDNLHYKKLNFEESMIPVVGSLISGDQDSVIPLTGTRTLLHGLANELGLNTTTTYRAWFEGKQVGGWMQVYGNILSFATIRGASHKAPFSQPERSLVLFNAFLKGKPLPEEFRAIE